In Pseudomonas sp. Leaf58, one DNA window encodes the following:
- a CDS encoding T6SS effector BTH_I2691 family protein: MLHVARATAQGTEDAQREAQQVEQWNDSPIAAKAHLPPVDIEAQSQRNIARKQQETRERLEARYDESARAAFQADYDRELKNWQAMVDHVGKLYAHHYAVRAFQRIGYHDYDAFDPVSVEYFIRMMAACLAGGPTEALPQEGQPLGMTQHVWQQLLEDDQSLLYQALLGKNQNLMQQVVSALSGDDFGKVYDIIKGIAGTDDGQLLMIRPLQDAIGQLLAATNSAGNALSQHISERTQTLIGHVHRSAFALFAGQQVTPLRVSLTVGEYMSLLNETLQARTDAFLQQIDKQFRDPLGRKVRAMVLSGAINIAAAGNRNQMIEVVLWTLESAESLQAQLVLLRERAAAGAITLARTVTVGANVVRLSAVAARTLASDTTLSLRNAVTTPISASLMLGLGGIWFHQNSLRKNYQALLKTSHVDPEALSAIWSSSLGVIGASVESAGLTAQLLRPEKLWPGAISTVSLGERFAKFGGVLTALAGVSDTAQYAWAARRADKQGDYVSAHTYGYAGAIAFATIFPAGYAALVPGTLLGPLGIAIILGLAAYALAARAKQQESSATELWARRSRWGLPPEHRYWCEAKNIDLAIGALNAAALGMRAEASINIGFKQRESELVISDGSTVAAGYVLTAYMSMPNFTVGISHYQWQLDLHRTGGSNETLTLSGDSSSLVRQSSSTLNATGFFADDILNSLHKNTDTESKTLSLQGVFPLTDHHNITSLTLSLIYWPDVDNESARAQITMAENNIKSLEQLNWPPHY; encoded by the coding sequence ATGCTGCATGTTGCCAGGGCCACCGCACAAGGTACCGAGGATGCACAGCGGGAAGCCCAGCAGGTCGAGCAGTGGAATGACAGCCCCATCGCGGCCAAGGCCCATTTGCCGCCAGTGGATATCGAAGCGCAGAGCCAACGCAATATCGCGCGCAAACAGCAGGAAACCCGCGAGCGCCTGGAAGCGCGTTATGACGAAAGCGCCCGCGCCGCGTTCCAGGCCGATTACGACCGCGAACTGAAAAACTGGCAGGCGATGGTCGACCACGTTGGTAAGTTGTATGCGCACCATTACGCAGTACGAGCGTTCCAGCGGATCGGTTACCACGACTATGACGCGTTTGATCCGGTCTCGGTCGAGTACTTCATCCGCATGATGGCCGCCTGCCTGGCCGGCGGGCCCACTGAAGCCCTGCCCCAGGAGGGTCAGCCGCTCGGGATGACCCAGCATGTCTGGCAGCAGCTACTGGAAGACGATCAGAGCCTGCTGTACCAGGCATTGCTGGGCAAGAATCAGAACCTGATGCAGCAGGTGGTCAGCGCGCTGTCCGGTGACGACTTCGGCAAGGTGTACGACATCATCAAGGGCATCGCCGGTACTGACGACGGCCAGCTGTTGATGATCAGGCCGCTGCAAGATGCCATTGGCCAGTTGCTGGCCGCGACCAACAGCGCAGGTAATGCGCTCAGCCAGCACATCAGTGAGCGGACCCAAACGCTAATCGGCCATGTGCATCGTTCGGCATTTGCGCTGTTCGCCGGGCAGCAGGTGACCCCGCTGCGGGTGTCGCTGACAGTGGGCGAGTACATGAGCCTGCTCAATGAAACCTTGCAGGCACGAACCGATGCGTTTCTGCAGCAGATAGACAAACAGTTCCGTGATCCCCTCGGGCGCAAAGTGCGGGCCATGGTGCTGAGTGGGGCGATCAATATCGCGGCAGCGGGTAATCGCAACCAGATGATCGAGGTGGTGCTCTGGACGTTGGAAAGTGCCGAAAGCTTGCAGGCGCAGTTAGTTCTCTTGCGGGAACGTGCCGCAGCAGGTGCCATCACCCTGGCTCGTACTGTTACTGTCGGTGCGAATGTCGTTCGGCTAAGCGCAGTGGCGGCTCGTACCTTGGCGAGCGACACAACTCTTAGTTTGCGGAACGCTGTAACCACACCGATAAGTGCCAGCTTGATGCTTGGTTTAGGTGGCATATGGTTCCATCAAAATAGCTTACGCAAGAATTATCAGGCACTACTTAAAACCTCCCACGTAGACCCAGAAGCGCTTTCCGCAATTTGGTCTTCTTCACTTGGTGTAATCGGGGCAAGTGTCGAGAGCGCGGGGCTTACTGCACAGTTACTTCGCCCGGAAAAGCTGTGGCCAGGCGCCATTAGCACCGTGAGCTTAGGTGAACGCTTTGCTAAATTCGGGGGCGTCCTAACAGCGCTCGCAGGGGTATCTGACACAGCCCAATACGCCTGGGCTGCTAGAAGAGCAGATAAACAGGGTGACTATGTGTCCGCCCACACCTATGGCTATGCAGGTGCCATCGCCTTTGCCACGATCTTCCCAGCCGGCTATGCCGCCCTTGTCCCAGGCACATTACTGGGGCCGCTGGGAATTGCGATAATCTTGGGCTTGGCAGCATACGCATTGGCGGCCAGGGCGAAACAGCAAGAGTCCTCCGCGACAGAACTATGGGCTCGACGCAGCAGATGGGGACTGCCACCGGAACATCGCTATTGGTGTGAGGCAAAAAATATTGATTTGGCTATTGGTGCTCTGAATGCCGCAGCGCTGGGCATGAGAGCCGAGGCCTCGATAAATATTGGCTTCAAACAGAGGGAAAGTGAATTAGTCATCAGTGACGGTAGCACGGTGGCCGCTGGCTATGTACTGACCGCTTACATGAGCATGCCAAACTTCACGGTGGGTATTTCACATTATCAGTGGCAGCTGGACCTGCATCGAACAGGAGGAAGCAATGAAACCCTCACCTTATCAGGAGACAGCAGTAGTTTGGTCCGGCAGTCAAGCTCAACACTTAACGCCACCGGGTTTTTTGCAGACGACATATTAAACAGCCTGCACAAAAATACCGATACAGAAAGCAAGACCCTAAGCCTCCAAGGGGTATTTCCCTTGACAGACCACCACAACATTACCTCTCTGACGCTGAGTCTGATTTATTGGCCTGATGTTGATAATGAGTCAGCCAGAGCACAGATAACAATGGCAGAGAACAATATAAAATCTTTGGAGCAACTCAATTGGCCTCCCCATTACTGA
- a CDS encoding T6SS effector BTH_I2691 family protein, with protein sequence MSISKAIHLAVQEAIPDTYGRCNACERSGLPILLLREAYAPRPDTGRPFRLADDSEITFHPMHTDQLRLLRQGYVYVLVDQEVWQAYEVAAEGTLRRFAVSPIPLGPPRPLPTWCATEGHTVIASFINIDTLLYRKAWIAFANDPWPRAVLDRYRNGIAANDPDTLARFVEVGLETARNDPASLGIAMTDTFRFGLDNVLEFSTFSSNRFTSVHGFYSRLGRWQETHNHVRKVIQQEQLPNGVLALALTLPDPVGMVMELNAQRTGWVRAMQEWRAQPQRHFEYFTSQALLGIRDAACCQGHRTRYRGCTAGSPAGRAVE encoded by the coding sequence ATGAGCATCAGCAAAGCCATTCACCTCGCCGTGCAGGAAGCTATACCCGACACCTACGGCCGCTGTAATGCCTGCGAACGCTCCGGCCTGCCGATCCTGCTGCTGCGCGAAGCCTACGCGCCACGCCCCGATACCGGGCGCCCCTTTCGCCTGGCGGACGACAGCGAAATCACCTTCCACCCGATGCACACCGACCAATTGCGCCTGCTGCGCCAAGGCTATGTCTACGTGCTAGTCGACCAGGAAGTCTGGCAGGCCTACGAGGTAGCGGCAGAAGGCACCTTGCGGCGCTTTGCGGTGTCGCCGATACCCTTGGGGCCACCCAGGCCATTGCCCACGTGGTGCGCCACCGAGGGCCACACTGTGATTGCCTCGTTCATCAACATCGATACCCTGCTCTACCGCAAAGCCTGGATCGCCTTTGCCAACGATCCCTGGCCCCGCGCAGTACTCGACCGTTACCGCAACGGTATCGCCGCCAATGACCCCGACACCCTCGCCCGCTTCGTCGAAGTGGGCTTGGAGACCGCACGCAACGACCCCGCCAGCCTCGGCATCGCCATGACCGATACCTTCCGCTTCGGCCTGGACAATGTGCTGGAGTTCAGCACCTTCTCCTCAAACAGGTTTACCAGCGTTCACGGCTTTTACAGCCGCCTGGGCCGCTGGCAAGAAACCCACAATCATGTGCGCAAGGTTATCCAGCAAGAACAACTGCCCAATGGCGTGCTGGCGCTGGCGCTGACGCTGCCCGACCCGGTGGGCATGGTGATGGAACTCAACGCGCAACGTACTGGCTGGGTGCGGGCGATGCAGGAATGGCGGGCGCAGCCGCAGCGCCATTTCGAGTACTTCACCTCGCAGGCGTTGCTAGGCATCCGTGATGCTGCATGTTGCCAGGGCCACCGCACAAGGTACCGAGGATGCACAGCGGGAAGCCCAGCAGGTCGAGCAGTGGAATGA
- a CDS encoding helix-turn-helix domain-containing protein: MPTELSTHGWPQAERQARWAEAISDTYFPLSLEFAAEQPFDGHLQRWSTPSTPLSLSRLRSSQLGYSRSKAHIGQDHEAFYLVTVPRSNEVHFEQEGHLLSCSPGGFIVERGDAPYRFHYRAQNDLWVLKLPERALKANLLGHKRYTRHCFDASQGLGRIFVEQLDLCARHFDASPAAARHLLLEQATATLLLALQQDERVLGSEGNNLSTLHLTRVEQYVLQHLGDPELSPATIASACGLSLRYLHKLFAITPYTLGEWVRQQRLEAVHRQLRDPHCHLAIGELAFRWGFADQAQFTRAFRQQYGCTAREVRAARTH, encoded by the coding sequence ATGCCCACCGAACTTTCGACCCACGGCTGGCCACAAGCGGAACGCCAGGCGCGCTGGGCCGAAGCCATCAGTGATACCTACTTCCCGTTGAGCCTGGAATTCGCCGCCGAGCAGCCATTCGATGGCCACCTGCAGCGCTGGAGCACGCCCAGCACGCCCCTCAGCTTGTCGCGCCTGCGCTCCAGCCAACTGGGCTACTCGCGCAGCAAGGCGCACATCGGCCAGGACCATGAAGCGTTCTACCTGGTGACCGTACCGCGCAGCAACGAGGTGCATTTCGAGCAGGAAGGCCACCTACTCAGTTGCAGCCCGGGCGGCTTCATCGTCGAGCGCGGCGATGCGCCCTACCGCTTCCATTACCGCGCGCAGAACGACCTGTGGGTACTCAAGCTGCCCGAACGCGCACTCAAGGCCAACCTGCTGGGGCACAAGCGCTATACCCGCCACTGCTTCGATGCCAGCCAGGGCCTGGGGCGTATCTTTGTCGAACAACTGGACCTGTGCGCCCGGCATTTTGACGCCAGCCCCGCGGCTGCCCGCCACCTGCTGCTGGAGCAGGCCACGGCTACCCTGCTCCTGGCCTTGCAACAGGATGAGCGGGTACTGGGCAGCGAAGGCAACAACCTCAGTACCCTGCACCTGACGCGGGTTGAGCAGTATGTGCTGCAACACCTCGGCGACCCCGAGCTGTCGCCAGCAACCATCGCCAGCGCCTGCGGGCTGTCACTGCGTTACCTGCACAAGCTGTTTGCGATCACGCCCTATACCCTTGGCGAGTGGGTGCGCCAGCAGCGCCTGGAGGCCGTGCATCGGCAGCTGCGCGACCCGCACTGCCACCTGGCCATCGGCGAACTGGCGTTCCGCTGGGGGTTTGCCGACCAGGCGCAATTCACCCGGGCGTTTCGCCAGCAGTATGGCTGCACGGCGCGGGAGGTGCGGGCTGCGCGTACCCATTGA
- a CDS encoding hydantoinase/oxoprolinase family protein has product MRNQYRLGIDAGGTFTDFILADRDGGVQLFKAPSTPQDGTLAIRAGLAQIADATGRSPAELIANCDLCINGTTVGLNALIERTGAKVGLLCTEGHEDSLEIRLGHKEEGHRYDAHYPPAHMLAPRHLRRPIGGRILGDGREHSALDERAIHAAIDYFRAEGVEAVAISFLWSVRNPSHEQRAAELVRTALPGVFVCTGCEVFPQIREYTRTSTTVVNAYLSPVMARYVARIDSLFEELGAQQPVRYFQSNGGLAPGQLMRERAVNAINSGPASAPQAGLAVARPFGIDNVITVDMGGTSFDITLTNAGRTNFSKDVDFLRQRIGVPMIQVETLGAGGGSIAHLDEFGMLQVGPRSAGATPGPVCYGKGGTEPTVTDANLALGYLPDGALLGGSIRLNRQAALDAIRSKIAEPLGISVERAAFGITTLVNLNMVNGIRRVSIERGHDPRDFALIGAGGAAGLHVVRLAEEIGMQTVLIPKVASGLCAFGQILSDVRYDQLTSLSMRLDAGHVNLAQLNQALAELRQQGLANLREDGFADQASSCHYTLEMRYLGQIHECSVELEQHALDDTGLAELIGRFHTRHQTLYSYSEAASPVELVNLECSVIGHLPRPPQPELQGPAQPPAPTPATLRPMLFSADGDWQPTPVFNGNRLLPGQTVHGPCVIEEDTTNIVLPPGWQARLEPSATYRVTRGA; this is encoded by the coding sequence ATGCGCAACCAATATCGCCTGGGCATCGACGCCGGCGGCACCTTCACCGACTTCATCCTGGCCGACCGCGACGGCGGCGTGCAGCTGTTCAAGGCGCCGTCCACACCGCAGGACGGCACCTTGGCCATACGCGCCGGCCTGGCGCAAATCGCCGACGCCACCGGCCGCAGCCCGGCTGAGCTGATCGCCAACTGCGACCTGTGCATCAACGGCACCACGGTCGGCCTCAACGCCCTGATCGAACGCACCGGGGCCAAGGTGGGCCTGCTGTGCACCGAGGGCCACGAGGACAGCCTGGAGATTCGCCTGGGCCACAAGGAAGAAGGCCACCGCTACGACGCCCATTACCCCCCCGCGCACATGCTCGCCCCGCGCCACCTGCGCCGCCCCATCGGTGGCCGTATTCTCGGCGATGGCCGTGAACACAGCGCGCTGGACGAGCGCGCCATTCACGCCGCCATCGACTACTTCCGTGCCGAAGGCGTGGAGGCGGTAGCCATTTCCTTCCTGTGGTCGGTGCGCAACCCCAGCCACGAACAACGCGCCGCCGAACTGGTACGGACCGCCTTGCCCGGGGTGTTCGTCTGCACCGGTTGCGAGGTGTTCCCGCAGATTCGCGAATACACCCGCACCTCCACCACCGTGGTCAACGCTTACCTCAGCCCGGTGATGGCGCGCTACGTGGCCCGTATCGACAGCCTGTTCGAGGAACTCGGCGCGCAACAGCCGGTGCGTTACTTCCAGTCCAACGGCGGGCTGGCGCCCGGGCAGCTGATGCGCGAACGCGCGGTCAATGCAATCAACTCCGGGCCGGCCTCGGCCCCCCAGGCGGGGCTGGCGGTGGCCCGCCCGTTCGGCATCGACAACGTCATCACGGTCGATATGGGGGGTACTTCGTTCGACATCACCCTGACCAACGCCGGGCGCACCAACTTCAGCAAGGATGTCGACTTCCTGCGCCAGCGCATCGGTGTGCCGATGATCCAGGTGGAAACCTTGGGTGCCGGTGGAGGCTCCATCGCTCACCTGGATGAGTTTGGCATGCTCCAGGTCGGCCCGCGCAGCGCCGGCGCCACGCCCGGGCCGGTGTGCTACGGCAAGGGGGGCACAGAGCCAACCGTAACCGACGCCAACCTGGCCCTGGGCTACCTGCCCGATGGCGCGCTGTTGGGCGGCAGCATCCGCCTGAATCGCCAGGCAGCGCTGGATGCCATCCGCAGCAAGATAGCCGAACCCCTGGGCATCAGCGTAGAGCGCGCCGCCTTCGGCATCACCACCCTGGTCAACCTGAACATGGTCAACGGTATTCGCCGAGTTTCCATCGAGCGCGGCCACGACCCGCGCGACTTCGCCCTGATCGGTGCAGGCGGTGCAGCGGGCCTGCACGTGGTACGTCTGGCCGAGGAGATCGGCATGCAGACCGTGCTGATCCCTAAAGTGGCTTCGGGCCTATGTGCGTTCGGGCAGATTCTTTCCGACGTACGCTACGACCAGCTCACCAGCCTGTCGATGCGCTTGGACGCCGGGCACGTGAACCTCGCGCAACTCAACCAGGCCCTCGCCGAACTGCGCCAACAGGGCCTGGCCAACCTGCGCGAAGACGGCTTTGCCGACCAGGCCAGCAGCTGCCACTACACCCTGGAAATGCGCTACCTGGGGCAAATCCACGAATGCAGCGTGGAGCTGGAGCAGCACGCCCTCGACGACACGGGCCTGGCCGAGCTGATTGGCCGCTTCCATACCCGCCACCAAACCCTGTACTCGTATAGCGAAGCGGCCAGCCCGGTGGAGTTGGTGAACCTGGAATGCTCGGTAATCGGCCACTTGCCGCGCCCGCCGCAGCCCGAGTTGCAGGGCCCGGCCCAACCGCCCGCGCCCACCCCGGCCACGCTGCGCCCGATGCTGTTCAGTGCCGACGGCGACTGGCAACCCACGCCGGTGTTCAACGGTAACCGCCTGCTGCCCGGGCAGACCGTGCACGGCCCCTGCGTAATCGAGGAAGACACCACCAACATCGTCCTGCCACCTGGCTGGCAAGCACGCCTGGAGCCTTCGGCCACCTACCGGGTGACACGCGGGGCTTGA
- a CDS encoding hydantoinase B/oxoprolinase family protein: protein MQTVDPITLAVVRGALETAQREMTLTLEKTGRSSVFNLAHDYSNSLFDHLPEMILQGQDIPIHLGSLIPAMKCVAAFFGDDIAEGDVIYHNDPAYKGSHILDCCMYKPVYYQGELVFWTVCKGHLTDIGGPVPAGYNPDAKEIYAEGLRIPPVKLWEKGKRREDVINFMLTNMRARPYQEGDLNAQYGACKVGERHLLELLDKYGVAQVRACIAELKNMADRHMRALLRDVPDGDYSGTAVLEDSGHGLGELAITAHVQVRGDQAHVRIESPPQVPYFINSYEGNSVSGVYLGLMMFAQVAPPYNEGLYRCVTVDVGPKGTLCNAAEPAPHVNCTTTPMETLADAVRTALEQASPQRVTASWGHTSGINIAGHDPRNSNSEYVTMVLASIIAGAGANKVMDGWHACGPLCCFGALMSGDIELLEHAYPVLIHRYSLMTDSGGAGEFRGGSGTRLEIEPLDHAMTVVGFGEGRQLPTAGAAGARNALLEPKLGRLIHRHADGNEDHYTQNPMLTLQPGERIININPGGGGYGDPLQRPIASVLQDVRNGLVSPQGAALEYGVVLDADGHLDEPATRLARAPH from the coding sequence ATGCAAACAGTAGATCCGATCACCCTTGCGGTTGTCCGAGGTGCGCTGGAAACAGCGCAACGGGAAATGACCCTGACCCTGGAAAAGACCGGGCGCTCCAGTGTGTTCAACCTGGCCCATGACTATTCCAACTCGCTGTTCGACCACTTGCCGGAAATGATCCTGCAAGGCCAGGACATTCCCATCCATCTCGGCTCGCTGATCCCGGCCATGAAGTGCGTGGCCGCGTTCTTCGGCGACGACATCGCCGAAGGCGATGTGATCTACCACAACGACCCGGCCTACAAGGGCAGCCATATTCTCGACTGCTGCATGTACAAACCGGTGTACTACCAGGGCGAGTTGGTGTTCTGGACCGTGTGCAAGGGCCACCTGACCGACATCGGCGGCCCGGTACCGGCTGGCTACAACCCCGACGCCAAGGAAATCTATGCCGAAGGCCTGCGCATTCCCCCGGTCAAACTATGGGAAAAGGGCAAGCGCCGTGAAGACGTCATCAACTTCATGCTCACCAACATGCGCGCCCGCCCCTACCAGGAAGGCGACCTCAATGCCCAGTACGGCGCCTGCAAGGTCGGCGAGCGGCACCTGCTGGAGCTGCTCGACAAGTATGGTGTGGCGCAGGTGCGGGCCTGCATCGCCGAGCTGAAGAACATGGCCGACCGGCACATGCGCGCGCTGCTGCGCGACGTGCCGGACGGCGACTACAGCGGCACTGCGGTGCTTGAGGACTCCGGCCACGGCTTGGGTGAACTGGCCATCACCGCCCATGTGCAGGTGCGTGGCGACCAGGCCCACGTGCGCATCGAAAGCCCGCCGCAAGTGCCGTACTTCATCAATTCCTACGAAGGCAACTCGGTGTCCGGCGTGTACCTGGGGCTGATGATGTTCGCCCAGGTCGCACCGCCGTATAACGAAGGCCTGTACCGTTGCGTCACGGTCGACGTTGGGCCCAAGGGTACGCTGTGCAACGCCGCAGAACCGGCGCCCCACGTGAACTGCACCACCACGCCGATGGAGACCCTGGCCGATGCCGTGCGCACGGCACTGGAGCAAGCCTCGCCGCAGCGGGTGACGGCTTCCTGGGGCCACACCAGCGGCATCAACATCGCCGGCCACGACCCGCGCAACAGCAACAGCGAATACGTGACCATGGTGTTGGCCTCGATCATTGCCGGCGCCGGCGCCAACAAGGTGATGGATGGCTGGCACGCCTGCGGGCCGTTGTGCTGCTTTGGCGCGCTGATGAGCGGTGACATCGAACTGCTCGAACACGCCTACCCGGTGCTCATCCACCGCTACAGCCTGATGACCGACAGTGGCGGCGCCGGCGAGTTTCGCGGTGGCTCGGGCACCCGCCTGGAAATCGAGCCGCTGGACCATGCGATGACCGTGGTCGGTTTCGGCGAAGGCCGTCAGTTGCCCACCGCCGGTGCCGCCGGGGCACGCAACGCCCTGCTCGAACCCAAGCTGGGCCGGCTGATCCACCGCCACGCCGACGGCAACGAAGACCATTACACGCAGAACCCGATGCTCACCCTGCAACCCGGCGAGCGGATCATCAATATCAACCCCGGTGGCGGTGGCTACGGCGACCCGCTGCAGCGCCCGATCGCCTCGGTGTTGCAGGATGTGCGCAATGGCCTGGTCTCGCCCCAGGGCGCCGCCCTGGAATACGGCGTGGTCCTCGATGCCGATGGCCACCTGGATGAACCCGCAACCCGCCTTGCCCGCGCCCCGCACTGA
- a CDS encoding LysR family transcriptional regulator: MRYSPEALVAFVEAASLGSFSAAARKLRKSQSTISIAIANFEADVGCPLFDRGGRHPTLNDAGRQVLSHVEAILDASAQLDALAVRLAENVEALVSVVMSDSYSVTFQGAVMACFAQHYPHTELRCGPSEDADVIELIQQGLAQVGILAAQPSYPADVAVARLPEQAEFGVYVAGEHPLAGLANVQMQHLESARRLYIKTYAPSLHQGRGQAWSAPDYLTLLEFAVRGFGWAELPRALVARFGSGLVELHVAGYPRRVDMDVVWSSRRALGPAGQWLVRQMLAQ; encoded by the coding sequence ATGCGCTACTCTCCCGAAGCTCTAGTCGCCTTTGTCGAAGCCGCCTCGCTGGGTTCGTTCTCCGCCGCAGCGCGCAAGCTGCGCAAAAGCCAGTCCACCATCAGCATCGCCATCGCCAATTTCGAGGCCGATGTGGGTTGCCCTCTGTTCGACCGTGGCGGCCGCCACCCCACGCTGAATGACGCTGGCCGGCAGGTGCTGAGCCATGTCGAGGCGATTCTCGATGCCAGCGCCCAACTCGATGCGTTGGCGGTACGCTTGGCGGAAAACGTCGAGGCGCTGGTCTCGGTAGTAATGTCGGACAGCTACAGCGTCACCTTCCAGGGCGCGGTGATGGCCTGCTTTGCCCAGCACTACCCGCATACCGAGCTGCGCTGCGGCCCGTCCGAAGACGCCGATGTGATCGAGCTGATCCAGCAGGGCCTGGCCCAGGTCGGCATCCTTGCCGCGCAGCCCAGCTACCCTGCCGACGTGGCCGTGGCCCGTTTGCCCGAGCAGGCGGAATTCGGCGTGTACGTGGCCGGCGAGCACCCGTTGGCGGGCTTGGCCAACGTGCAGATGCAGCACCTTGAAAGTGCACGGCGGCTGTATATCAAAACCTATGCCCCCAGCCTGCATCAGGGCCGCGGCCAGGCCTGGTCGGCGCCGGACTACCTCACCCTGTTGGAGTTCGCCGTGCGCGGGTTTGGTTGGGCTGAGCTGCCCAGGGCGTTGGTAGCGCGGTTTGGCAGTGGGCTGGTGGAATTGCACGTCGCCGGTTACCCGCGGCGGGTCGATATGGATGTGGTTTGGTCAAGCCGACGCGCGCTGGGCCCGGCGGGGCAGTGGCTGGTGCGGCAGATGCTGGCGCAGTAG
- a CDS encoding multidrug/biocide efflux PACE transporter — MKNNVSFTERLVHAVGYEVFAVLLCAPLLSWVMGKSLATAGALAVTLSVIAMVWNMVYNALVDRYVQVERIHWTARARFVHGLGFEAGLVVWCLPVAAWMLDISLLQAFMVELGFFVIILPYTVLYNWAFDKARHLLMQRRLA, encoded by the coding sequence ATGAAAAACAACGTCTCCTTCACCGAACGCCTGGTCCATGCCGTCGGTTATGAGGTCTTCGCCGTGCTGCTGTGTGCGCCACTACTGTCCTGGGTCATGGGCAAGTCGCTGGCGACGGCAGGGGCGCTGGCAGTGACGCTGTCGGTGATCGCCATGGTGTGGAATATGGTCTACAACGCGCTGGTCGACCGTTACGTACAGGTCGAACGTATTCACTGGACCGCCCGCGCACGCTTTGTGCACGGCCTGGGCTTCGAAGCCGGGCTGGTGGTGTGGTGCCTGCCGGTAGCAGCGTGGATGCTGGATATCTCGTTGCTGCAGGCGTTCATGGTGGAGCTGGGCTTCTTCGTGATCATCTTGCCCTACACCGTGCTGTACAACTGGGCCTTCGACAAAGCCCGGCATTTGCTGATGCAGCGTCGCCTTGCATGA
- a CDS encoding branched-chain amino acid aminotransferase — protein sequence MSNESINWDKLGFDYIKTDKRYLSVWRNGEWDKGTLTEDNVLHISEGSTALHYGQQCFEGLKAYRCKDGSINLFRPDQNAARMQRSCARLLMPQVPTEVFIEACKQVVKANEKFVPPHGKGALYLRPFVIGTGDNIGVRTAPEFIFSIFAIPVGSYFKGGMKPHNFQISSFDRAAPQGTGAAKVGGNYAASLQPGAEAKKANFADAIYLDPLTHTKIEEVGSANFFGITANKEFVTPKSASVLPGITRLSLMELAQSRLGLTVIEGDVEINKLDRFIEAGACGTAAVITPIGGIEYNGKLHVFHDLEKVGPVTQKLYNELTGIQSGDVEAPAGWIVKVA from the coding sequence ATGAGCAACGAAAGCATTAATTGGGACAAGCTGGGTTTCGACTACATCAAAACCGACAAACGCTACCTGTCCGTATGGCGCAATGGCGAGTGGGACAAAGGCACCCTGACCGAAGACAACGTGCTGCACATCAGTGAAGGCTCCACGGCGCTGCACTATGGCCAGCAGTGCTTCGAGGGCCTCAAGGCCTACCGTTGCAAGGACGGTTCGATCAACCTGTTCCGCCCGGACCAGAACGCCGCACGCATGCAGCGCAGCTGCGCCCGCCTGCTGATGCCGCAAGTGCCAACCGAGGTGTTCATCGAAGCGTGCAAGCAAGTGGTCAAGGCCAACGAAAAATTCGTCCCACCGCACGGTAAAGGCGCCCTCTACCTGCGCCCATTCGTGATCGGCACCGGTGACAACATTGGCGTGCGCACCGCCCCCGAGTTCATCTTCTCGATCTTCGCCATCCCTGTTGGCTCGTACTTCAAGGGCGGCATGAAGCCGCACAACTTCCAGATTTCCAGCTTCGACCGCGCAGCACCGCAAGGCACCGGCGCAGCCAAGGTCGGTGGCAACTACGCCGCCAGCCTGCAGCCAGGCGCTGAAGCGAAGAAGGCCAACTTCGCCGACGCCATTTACCTGGACCCGCTGACCCACACCAAGATCGAGGAGGTCGGCTCGGCCAACTTCTTCGGCATCACCGCCAACAAAGAGTTCGTCACCCCGAAATCGGCCTCGGTGCTGCCAGGCATCACCCGCCTGTCGTTGATGGAACTGGCGCAATCGCGCCTGGGCCTGACCGTGATCGAAGGCGATGTCGAGATCAACAAACTGGACCGCTTCATCGAAGCCGGCGCCTGCGGTACCGCTGCGGTGATCACCCCGATCGGCGGCATCGAGTACAACGGCAAGCTGCATGTGTTCCACGACCTGGAAAAGGTCGGCCCGGTTACCCAGAAGCTCTACAACGAGCTGACCGGCATCCAGAGCGGTGATGTAGAAGCACCGGCTGGCTGGATCGTCAAAGTCGCCTGA